The Desulfomicrobium orale DSM 12838 genome includes a window with the following:
- a CDS encoding flagellin: protein MSLVINHNLMAMNANRNLAMAYNSLSTSTSRLSSGLRVTGAADDAAGLAIRELMRADIASLNQGVRNANDAISLIQTADGALQVIDEKLIRMKELAEQAATGTYNSDQRLIIDSEYQAMASEITRIANATDFNGIHLLNGNLSSKDAAVAKWGESHDGSKLEAKGPLKVHFGSGNDSAEDYYYIAISNSTASALGVGNSADTKSDGYSISTQQGAQKALDAINRAITSKDNIRANLGALQNRLENTITNLQIQAENMQAAESRISDVDVATEMTNFVRNQILTQSAVAMLSQANSLPQMALQLMQG, encoded by the coding sequence ATGTCTCTTGTTATCAATCACAACCTGATGGCCATGAACGCGAACCGTAATCTGGCCATGGCCTACAACAGTCTGTCCACATCCACCAGCCGCCTTTCTTCGGGTCTGCGCGTTACCGGCGCGGCCGACGATGCGGCGGGTCTGGCCATTCGCGAACTTATGCGTGCGGACATCGCGTCCCTGAATCAGGGTGTGCGTAACGCCAACGACGCCATTTCCCTGATCCAGACGGCCGACGGCGCGCTCCAGGTCATCGACGAGAAGCTGATCCGCATGAAGGAGCTGGCGGAACAGGCGGCCACGGGTACCTACAACTCGGATCAGCGCCTGATCATCGACTCCGAGTATCAGGCCATGGCTTCGGAAATCACCCGTATCGCCAACGCCACGGACTTCAACGGCATCCATCTGCTGAACGGAAATCTTTCTTCGAAGGATGCCGCGGTTGCCAAGTGGGGCGAAAGCCACGACGGCAGCAAGCTTGAGGCCAAGGGCCCCCTCAAGGTGCACTTCGGCTCGGGCAACGATTCGGCTGAAGACTACTACTACATCGCCATCAGCAACTCCACTGCTTCGGCTCTGGGCGTGGGTAACAGCGCGGACACAAAGTCCGACGGTTATTCCATCTCCACCCAGCAGGGTGCGCAGAAGGCTCTGGACGCCATCAATCGGGCCATCACGTCCAAGGATAACATCCGGGCCAACCTCGGCGCGTTGCAGAACAGGCTGGAGAATACCATCACCAACCTGCAGATTCAGGCCGAAAACATGCAGGCGGCGGAATCCCGGATTTCCGATGTGGATGTAGCCACGGAAATGACCAACTTCGTCCGCAACCAGATTCTGACCCAGTCTGCGGTGGCCATGCTGTCCCAGGCCAACTCCCTGCCGCAGATGGCTTTGCAGCTCATGCAGGGATAA
- a CDS encoding LysM peptidoglycan-binding domain-containing protein, whose amino-acid sequence MPVKKAPAPGEAAQAPAQAEESLNASALSDDADEDLNLGDEGVFSPEQEEARAADPLSSEEQKILDTDISFHIGLDTVENEDVQRYFHYYTHTHRKTMAGWLKRAQRYLPHIRARFLEEGLPEDLIYLPFAESGFNPFALSRSGAAGVWQFMPRTGIHYGLTVDDWIDERRDPYASTEAAIKYLKKIYNDFGDWSLALAAYNAGEGTIGRALAKTGCEDYFSLCEASDDLHQETKLYVPKFLALVKIVRNLEALGFEPLDWTVSLPVLAKLKAKPGTDLSELAKVLGMDWKTFQELNPVLRKKAAPPKRSIHVAVPSRLTAKAEEYLKKPVLVRSSARYASYKVRPGDTWWGVAKKHKVSVEALQAANKKGAAGKLQIGQALKIPGVAALAKAEKADAGEWAAKRANYVVREGDTLWGIAKQFKMDAATLSKANNLSSKALKVGQKIYVPDMGGARTMAAKAKAAAVRQKLAHYKVRQGDSLWSIARRFGVSPADLRQWNKLAETSVIRPGDELKVLQ is encoded by the coding sequence ATGCCTGTCAAGAAAGCCCCGGCTCCGGGAGAGGCTGCGCAAGCTCCCGCTCAGGCTGAGGAATCCCTGAATGCGTCCGCCCTTTCGGACGATGCCGATGAGGATCTGAACTTGGGAGATGAGGGTGTCTTTTCGCCGGAACAGGAAGAAGCCCGCGCAGCCGACCCGCTTTCTTCCGAAGAGCAGAAAATTCTGGATACGGACATTTCTTTCCATATCGGACTGGATACCGTCGAAAATGAGGATGTCCAGCGCTATTTTCATTACTACACCCACACCCATCGCAAGACCATGGCAGGGTGGCTCAAGCGGGCGCAGCGCTATTTGCCGCATATCCGGGCCCGCTTTCTGGAAGAGGGCCTGCCCGAGGACCTGATTTATCTGCCTTTTGCCGAGAGCGGGTTCAATCCTTTCGCCCTGTCCCGGAGCGGGGCTGCCGGAGTCTGGCAGTTCATGCCTCGAACGGGCATCCATTACGGCCTGACCGTGGACGACTGGATCGACGAACGGCGCGATCCGTATGCTTCCACGGAAGCGGCCATCAAGTACCTGAAAAAAATCTACAATGATTTCGGAGACTGGTCCTTGGCTCTGGCCGCTTACAATGCCGGTGAAGGGACCATCGGCCGGGCTCTGGCCAAAACGGGTTGTGAGGATTACTTCAGTCTGTGTGAGGCTTCCGATGATTTGCATCAGGAAACCAAATTGTACGTGCCCAAGTTTCTGGCTCTGGTCAAAATCGTCCGGAATCTGGAAGCCTTGGGCTTCGAACCTCTCGACTGGACGGTAAGCCTTCCTGTTCTGGCAAAACTCAAGGCCAAGCCGGGAACAGATTTGTCCGAACTGGCCAAAGTGCTGGGCATGGACTGGAAGACTTTTCAGGAGCTCAACCCGGTATTGCGCAAGAAGGCGGCTCCGCCCAAGCGTTCCATCCATGTGGCCGTGCCCAGTCGTCTGACGGCCAAGGCCGAGGAATACCTCAAAAAACCCGTTCTGGTTCGGAGCAGCGCTCGGTACGCCTCATACAAGGTTCGGCCGGGGGATACTTGGTGGGGCGTGGCCAAGAAGCACAAGGTATCCGTTGAAGCTTTGCAGGCGGCCAACAAGAAGGGCGCGGCAGGCAAGCTGCAGATCGGACAGGCACTGAAAATACCCGGCGTCGCGGCCCTGGCAAAGGCCGAAAAGGCCGATGCCGGGGAGTGGGCCGCAAAAAGGGCCAATTATGTGGTGCGTGAAGGCGATACGCTGTGGGGTATCGCCAAGCAGTTCAAAATGGATGCGGCCACACTGAGCAAGGCCAACAACCTGTCGTCGAAGGCATTGAAAGTCGGGCAGAAAATCTACGTGCCCGACATGGGGGGCGCGCGGACCATGGCGGCCAAGGCCAAGGCCGCAGCAGTGCGCCAGAAGCTTGCTCATTACAAGGTCCGGCAGGGGGACAGCCTGTGGAGCATTGCCAGACGTTTCGGCGTCTCTCCCGCCGATTTGCGGCAATGGAACAAACTGGCCGAAACATCGGTCATCCGGCCGGGCGATGAATTGAAAGTGTTGCAGTAG